The Bacteroidia bacterium genomic interval TATGGGAGCAATGGACTCAATTATAAATACCTACTTAAAAATGAAGGCATCGGTCCTGCGATGATCAAATCAGTGAAAATTACTGATAAGGCTGGGAAAAGCTATGATAAGCTGCTTGAATACCTGGAAGATCATATCTACATGGAGGATTCGATTTTTTATTATCATTCAGATATTTTTGAAGGGCGATTTATTCCTGCCGGAGAAGAGATTCCGCTGATAGGACTTCTTGACAACGAAAGCCTCAAAGTTTATGGAGACATTCGCAATACGCTCGAAGGATCTATGAAGTTGAAAAATGCGCTCTCCGGTGATAGCCTGGATTTTGAAATTGTCTATGAATCTATCTATGAGGAAAGCTGGACGATTAACAATGAGGCTTATATGCCTGAGAAAAACTAGAATGTTTTAAAGAACCCTATGAAAACTTGGCTTGCAAGTCTGTTAATATGCCTGATCCTGATTCCCTCGCACGCACAGGAAAGGCAATACTTTCGATTAAAGAAAAAAAGCAAGAAACGGCATGTCGTGATAACTCCAGACCTCAATGGAAGCATCATTATGTTGAGGATTTCGGGCTATTTTGATAAGGCTAAACAGATCAGTTATCTGGATACATTGAGTGGTTATCAAATTTCGGTACCTGATTACCTGGAAATGTGGGACTCGGATAAATACAATATGCTCAATGCTTTGTTTCCGGAAATTGAAGGGATTAGAAATGCAGTGTCCATAACTTCCTATCGAAAAGATGCTTTTGATGGCTTCCAGGGGTTTAAGAATTATATCATTGAAGATAGTACCTATGGGCTAGGTGTGAAGCCTCCCTGGTCGGGGGGACAAAGCTTTCTTGAGATCGAAAGAAAAAACTACAAGACTATGGAGGGCTTTGTCGTCGATCAGGTATTTCGAGGAGGTGTTTACCGGGCATTTTATTATTTGATAGAAACTCCCAAAGCCTACCTCTGGGCCAATTTCGTGGCAACTCCTGAAACCTATGAACTCAATATTGATCGATTTTATCAATTTATAAGTCGCTTGAAATTTATAGAAGGACAGAATTAATGCAGGCTGTCACATTTCCCTTTCGCAGGTGTTTCCACTTAAAGACCCTATGAAAGAAGAAATTCTCGCCAAAGAAGAAGAACTAAGACAGGCCATGTTAGAGTCAGATATTTCCCACCTGGAAACGCTGATCCACGACAAACTGATTTTTCATATTCCTGGAGGAATGATAGTTAGTAAGAAAATGGATCTGGAAAATTACCGCAGGAGGAAGATGCGTGTTAACAAGCTCAAATTCCTGACTCAGAAAGTTGAGGTTTATGGGGATGCCGCTGTAGTGAGTGTGGAGGTGGAAATGAAAGGGAATTTTGATGCGCATGATTTCGAAGGGCGTTTCCGTTTCCTGAGAGTATGGAAGCAAGAGGAAGGAAACTGGAAGGTAGTCGCAGGTGCAAGTTCCCCGCTTTCTTCTTAATATTGCTGGCTAAAGATCAAGAAACACATGAAAACCTACAAAATTAGCGATAGCGGTCTCGATCTACTGAAAAGGAAATCCATCATTCGTAGTCTGCCTTTTTTTCTCATAGCTATAGGGATCTCAATTCTACTTACCCAATACGGTCCAAATGCTGAAACCCAAAGCACAGAAGGAAATGAATTTATTTATCCAATCATGACGTTGCTTCTTGGAGCAGCTATCGTCATGGCTTACAGGCGAAATGGAAAACTACTGGAAAGTTTTGAGATAGCGATCGATGATGAAGGGATTAAAAGGACACAAGACAAGACCCCGGAGATTTATTTGAGTAAGGAAGATATTCAGGCGGCCTATGCTCTGAAGGAAGGAGGCATAAAGCTCCAGGGAAAATCTAAAACAAGCTTTATCCTAATCCCTCCCCTGATGGAAGAGAAAGAAGAGCTAAGTCAAAAAATTCAGGAATGGATGGCATTGGAACCTTTGCCGGAAAGTAGCCTTCGGCAGAAGTTATCTCGCCTCCTAGCAATTCCCTTTATCGGGAGTATGTTGCTAGTATTTCTGGTAGACAATAAATTGCTAGTAGGCATATCCGGAGCATTTTTTGTCGGCTTTGCCATTTGGTCTATGGTGGAAATTCGCAAGAGCCAGCATATGGATAAACGAGTAAAAAAGGCTGCCTGGTGGATGCTACTGCTAATCTTTTCTGTCCTTTTTGTCGTAATATCAAAAATAAGCGCATAAATACTCCTCAGGTAATACTGCTATGGAAGCTGCCCAATCATTCCTCAAAAAACTCAAAGACAAAAGAGTAGATCAGTTACTGTTAGAAAAAGGAATCAAGTCCTCTCAAATTTTCTATAGTCCCATTCTTATCTGGTTTGTCTTTCTCTTTTTGGTGCCGGGTATTATTGGACTGAGTCTTCTGGGCTATTTCTTATTTGTCGGTGGACCAAATGTTTATTTGGCTGGCCTGTTTTTACTTACCTCCTACCTTATCGCCGCCTACCTGAATAACAGTTTTGCTATAAATGGGGATAAGTTTTATGTGATCAATCCCAATTTTCCCTTTCAAAAGCTCCTTGAGTTTGAACTGACAAAAATCCATGTAGTCAGAATAGATAAGGCTAAGTGGGGGATTTTATTCTACCTCTTTGGTTTCTTTGGAAGGAACTATGTAGAAGTTGAAACAGCAAAAGGGAGATTCAGGTTTTTCTGTTCGGGTCTGGAGCTGGATCTATTTGAAGAAAACCTGACAGACCTGACGCTGGATGATCTCTGGCTTAGTTTAGAAGAAAAAGAAATACCAGTAGAATGTAAGTTGGGCTAACCCCCATTCCATGTCTATATGCTGAAACCTGACAAAAACAAGATTGCTGTAGAGGCCTTCGATAATGCTGCAGAAGGATATGCAGCGAAATTTATGGATCAGAGTCTTTATCAGGATTCCTTTGATATATTTTGTGAAGCTCTCCCTTTTCCCTCTTCTCGCATACTGGACATAGCTTGTGGACCGGGCAATATCAGTAAATATCTGCTGTCTAAACTTCCTGGACTCCAGCTTATGGGAATAGATCTGGCTCCCCGTATGATAGAATTGGCAAAAGCACATAATCCGAATGCTGAATTTTTGGTCTGGGACAGTCGGAAAATCAAAGAGCTGAATCGAAAATTCGAGGCCATTATGTGTGGTTTTTGTTTGCCTTACCTCAGCAAAGAGGAGGCACTGGATATGCTGAGTCAATCAGCTGATATCCTCACAGAAAATGGAGTCCTTTACCTGAGCACTATGGAAGGCTCCTATGAAGATTCCGGCTGGGAAGGCCCGAGTTCTGGCGAAGGCCCCAAAATTTATATGCATTACCATGAGTCTGCTTATTTGCTTCCAGCATTAGAGAAACTGGGATTTGAAATACGCTTTCACCATCGACAGGATTTCGATAAGTATGAACACAAGAAATTTACGGACTTGATCCTCATTGCCAAAAAATTGTAAAGGTATTTAGCTTAAGGTAGGGTAAACTATTTCCCCAGACATTTACAATTAGAAATACAAAACACAAACCTAATCAACACATGAAGAACACAATGATCCTTTGGGGCAAATGGGCCCTATCTCTCACCTTCATTTTTTCCGTTTATAGCCCTCTTTCCGCCCAAGAATTAAAGGCAGAAGTTTCCTTAAATCTTGCAGACTTCAATACAGACTCTGCTCAGGAAAAATTTCAAATTCTAAGTGAGAATCTCAATGTTATTCAAAAACAGATTGAGCGGCTTTATACGAATGTAGAGTTTGATGCAAACCCAGACGGTAAAAAACCGATAAGTATGGAAGCATTGACTGAGATCATGCAAAAGACCGGTCAAAAATTCTTGGCTCAGAATCCCAACTTTATAAAGAATCCCATCAAGCATTTTATTGAAAATTATACCCTGGCCGAGCTCAGAGAACTCTCCCAATTTTATCAGTCTGAGCTTGGACAAAAACTATTAATTAGTGAGACATATCTGTTCAATGAACTCATGGACGCCCGGCGGGAATTAGAAGAAGTCAAAGCAAGTATCTACGAAGGGGAGAAGGGGGGGAAGAAAAAGAAGAAGAAACGCAAGTGATTCCTTTTTCAACTTACAAACCTACAGCATTACCATGATTACACAAGACCGTAAGCCCCCCATCCTCCTTCAAATCGTCGCATGGCTCTTTATAATTGAGGGCATTTTCGCAATCCTGGAAATGATCATTTCTCCTTTTTATGGCAGACTTTTTTTTGACTTCGGTCTCTTTTGTTTGCCTATCGGAAAGCGAATGCTGAAAGGTGATCCCAAATCCAGAGAATGGGCATTACTATTTATCTATCTGGGATTTATCCTCGTACCCATTATATCCTGGGTCCTAATGGATGCTTCAGGACCTTTTTACTTGAAAGTGTTTGGAATCAGGATTCAGGAAATTGATGCTTCCATATTCTTATTATTTGCAATAGGGTCCATGCTATTGACCTTATTCGAATTGTACGTTATGTACAGAGCTGATACGAAGCAATTTTTTAGCGTGGATTTACCATCAGAAGAGGAAGAGGTTGGGAAATAAAAACAAACCCCTTTTACAAATCTGCTTAGCCCCTTTATCCATTTAGGAGTAGGGGCTTTATTTTTTTAGGGTGGAAATCAAATTTTTATGAAATGGATTGCCCGTTTTTGATTATTTTGCATACCGAAAGGCCCTTTGTTTTGGCCTGATTTTATGAAAACACAAAGCCCGCCTGTTATAATTTTTCAACCGCTTATTTAGCACCTATCATGCATCACAAAATATTGCTGTTAATTGGCCTTTCTATTTTTGGCTTTATTGACCCATCTTTCTCCCAGGAAATAAAGATACCGGAAGACTACCAAAACTTTTTAGACGCACATGATCAGAAGAGTTTTGACTTGTTTTTTCGCATTGATACCTGGACTTTTTGGGATAAAAAGAAGCTTGGAGAGAAGAGCCTGGAATTTACAAATAAGGGCTGGATCAAAAGTGGAGATGTACCGATTGCCATCAATGCCGATGAACAAATCCTCTATTACCCCGCTAAATTTCTACAAGACCATCATATTTATCTGGTGGATTCAGATCTGGAACCCATGTTTTATGCTATGGGGACCTGCCAGTTTGAGCTTTTTGAAAAGACGACAAGCTTTATCAAAGGCATCGAAAATGAAGGATATAAAAAACAAGACTTAGCTCTGATTGCCAATTGTCCGGGGAGTATGTTCGCATATGCCTTTGCCCTAAACACCTCTGAATATGATGATAATTTTTCTGAGGAGAGAAATACCCAGGCTCGCCTGATGTTTGAAAAGCTTGCCCTGGAGGGACATCCCGAAGCTGCAAATGAAATGGGAGACTACCATTATTTTCAGGCAGAAGTAGATACCGAAAAGCTGATTTACTGGAGAGAAAAAGCGATTGAACTAGGTTCTGAAGAAGATGCCTATGAATTGGCAGACTTTATTATAGATGAAGCACCAGATCAAATTGAGAAAGCGATTTCTGCCCTCAAATCACTCTTCAATAGCAAGCGGTACAGAGAGCGTGCGCAACTGAAATTGGCCAGGCTTTACATGAGAGGGAGTGGAGGCAAAAAGGATTATGCTAAAGGCCTGGAGCTAAGCCAGAAACTGGCAGAAGAGGGAAATCATAACGCAATGGCCGACCTAGCTTTTTACCAATATAGGGGTATGGGGATGGAAAAGGATGTGAAAAAAGCCCTGGATTTGCTGCGAAAAGCTGAAGCTCTTTCGATAAAGAAGACGGGAAGAGGCAATTGGGAAGATTTTATCAAGGATTTGGAGCAAGAGCTAGGAGAGACTAACTAATTCATTTAACGCATGAAACCTGTCTTTGCTAAGAAAAATCGCCCCCATCTTTTGATAGGTTTTTATGCTCTAGGGGCATTAGGCTACCTGCTGGTCCGCAATTTTTTTGAGCAAACCTATGGCCATTATGCAAGTAATTCCCTCTTGGTAATTTTAATGGTTCTGGGCATTGGAGTACTCTGGCTGTTTTTGTCAGGATTATTTTTTTTGCTCCATCGAGAAGCTCATGCGAGAAAACAATTTCTTATTAATTTGCTGTGCTTACCTTCATTTATTCTTCTGGTAGCTATGTTCGAATTTTGAATGAAGGAGAAGAATGAATTTTATACAAAATGAGAACTTAATCAAATGAAAAGATACACCTGGAGAGTCGTAGGAGAAGAAGAAGTCCTTGTAAGTTCATTCGAAAGAAATGAACAGGATAAAACAGAAACTGAAATACTTTACAAGCCTGGAGGAATTGAAGAAATGACCATCAAAACCTTCAATGATCTGGGCCTTCAAGTGGCAGAGCAATTGTTTGAAAATGATCAACTCCTGGAAGAATCTACAAGTACCTACGATGGGCAGGGGCGGCCTCTTGAGGAGTCTTTACTTTTCGAAGGAGAAGTTTACCAGAAAGTTGTATTTAGCTATGCGGCCAATGGGAACACGAAAACGGTTTACGTAGAGGAGGAAGAAACGGAAAAACAAGTTCACCAGGATTTTGAACTGGGCTATAGCAAAGAGTTTTTCCAGCACGGGGAATTGGTCCAAAAACTTCATTGCCAGAAGAGTCCGGATCAAAGGATTTTTGACATTGAAATCCAGGACGTCGAAGGCAATGTAGTAGAAAAGGAGCGGCATGAATTCGATCCTAAAGCTAAATTGCTGAAAGAATCTACCTTCAGTCCTGAAGGAGCATTACTTGAAGAAAATCAATACATATACCGAAATGAACTCCTGATAAAAATAGAAAGTCGGGGAGCTTCTCAGCAGGTGCTAAGTGAAACGACTTTTGAGTATAATCGACTGGGAAAACAGACAAAAATGGAGACGAGAAACTCTAGTGGGGATCTGCTAGCATTTAATGTTAAAGATTATGATGAAAAAGGGCGAGAAATAGAACAAAGGGCCTTTAGTGCGGCTAACTCATATTCCAATACCTCAGAAGTACATTTCGTTTTTACCTATGAAGATGAGTAAAGGGGGAGATTCAAGTTCAAGTTTCAAGCTCAGGTTTTATTTTTTGCATTTGCCCGTATTCAAATTTTAGAAAAACATCACATGAATAGCCGATTAACATATATTTTGACCCTTGCCTCTTTTGGCTTGCTTTCAAGCTCTCTTTTTGCCCAAAGCCTCATTCCCCTTGATTTAGGCAATCAGTGGGTCTACCATCGCGAACTCCTCAAAGATGGGGAAGTGATAGAAAGAGATACGGTCAGAAACTGGATTGATATTTCCTTTGACATAGCAGGAAAGGAATATTACAGCTTACATGAGTTTGGGGATGTATTCGTGGTTCGCAATAGCCGTAAAGGGCAGTTCGAGATTGATACCCTGAGTAGGGGAGAGGATGGGAAATTTTTGGAAGTCATGATGTTTCGCAAACCCCATAAAAAGAAAGTAATCGAGTACCAGACTTTTGGAGAGGATCGGGTGAAAGTTTATCCTACAAAGGAACGTATCCAAAGTATAGCCGGAGATTTCGACTGCATCAAATATGAAATCCTGCCCGGCAATAATCCGGATCGAAAAATTGAGACCTATGTGGCTCCGGGCATCGGTATAGTCTTTCAGAAATGGAAGCAGGGAGATAAGGAGGTGGTACATCGCATGATTGCTTTTAGGCTGCGCTAAGAAGCATCTTTAGCTGAATTCCTTTACATATGTAAATGACACACTGATCTGAAAACTCCAATTTTGTCTGAAATCAAACAGAAAAAAATCAGACATGATCGGAGCATATCTTCTTATACTATCTACGGGCATACTGGGAATCTTCCTCGGCGCCCAAATCACGGAAGCCGTTTTATTTGTTCCCTATTGGAAGTCCTTAGATCCAGATGATTTCTTTGAGCTGCATAAAACCTATGGAAAGAAAATCCATCAGTTTTTCGCTCCTTTAACCATTGCAGCTACTTTAATCCCACTGGCTACGGTGGGCTACCAAATGATTAAACAAGATGATCATCTGCTATTATGGGGAGTGATGGGCTTGGCTACCGTAGCCTTTTTCTCGACCTATTTCCTGTATTTCAAAAAGGCCAATCAAAGCTTTGCTGACCGAAGCCTGTCAAATGAAGCTCTCCCCCGGGAATTGAATAAATGGGGCAATTGGCATTGGGGTAGGATTTTCTTTGAGATTCTGGCCTTGCTTTCTGCTTTAGCTTTGCTGCTGTAGCAAAAGCCAGGATTTGAGACTAAATTGGCTGAATGAGTGAAGCGAAATTTGGGAAACTTGCAGAATTTATGGAGCGTGTACCTGCAGTAAGCAAAGGCATAGCGAGTGGAACTTCTGAAGACGGAAATTGGTGGGTAAAATTCTGGATAGATATCAAGCATCAATATGCCTGGCATGCGGTACAAGAATTTGCCTGCGTAGTCAATTACCTTTCCCTCAATGAACGCCTTCCTAGCCGCTTTTATCCCGTATCTCCTGCACCTTACCTCAATGGAGGCCCTGATGACTTTCTTTCATGGATCATCGAAAGTACCGATCCCGACTTTAGCCCGGATTTAATGAAAGACTGGTTAAAGTCTCGACTCCCTAATCCGGTGGATGATCTTTCAGAATGGGAGATGGAGTGATTATCGGTGCTGGGTTGGGATTGGATTTGAGTAAATAAAAGGCCCCCATCGCGAGGATGGAGGCTTTTTAGCTAGATGGTTTCTGCCTTAAAAGATTTACCTTCTGTATCCAGCTGTTTGACTTCCATCCCAATCAATCGTTTCAAAATATGAACGTTCTGCATCAAAGCTTAGTAGCATTTTCTGAGCATGCCCCGGAACAAAAAGTTCAACTTGATTTGCATTGATTTCTTTCCATTTAACAGAATTCCATTGTTCAAGTAATTCAATGTTTCCATTCGTTCCGAATCGGATATTGAAATAATTTCCTTGATAGTAATATTGCCAGGTACTGCCTGCAAGATTTGAAGCCAGGCTTTGCGTATTTGTTGAATTTTGCTCGCTTTTTCGCGCATAGTAGCCGTTTCCAAAGTAAAAACCTTCTACCTGCCCATTTGAAAGCTTAAAGGTAAATGTTCTATGCCCTGTATCGTAGTAGGGATTCCTGCGATCAGTTTGATATACTATTTCTCTATCAGAAACCCTGATAGCTTGCTTTTCAAGTCCCCAGGTTGCACCCGCTTCATTGGTCCATGTCAAGTTCCCTCCATCAAAACGTCCTTGATGCCAACCGTTTTGGTAGGGCTCTACCCGATAGGTACCTGAAAGTTGGCTCTGAGAAACACTCATCTTATTCCCTGAAGGATTAGTGGAGCCTTGCTGATTAGTATTTGTAGCTGTTTGAGATGGAGTATTTGATTCTTTTTTAGTTTGAGGAACAAAATCCGTGAAGTGCGCGAATTTTGTACTCATTTCCCAGGTGTCAATTACTTCACCGCTTCCTCTTTTTAATTTGTAAATATGGGATAAGGTGTAGAGGGCTCCTGCGCCGTTTCCTGGTACTGTGAATTCCTTGCTAAGCGTTCTTTCTGTCATATCCTCGGTGGAATAAGTATTTGTTTGGTCCAAAGCATATCCAACGGTAACGGAAACATTAACTCCATAGAATCCGGTTTCGACGGTTGCAGATGTCTCAAAGGTTTCACTGATAGACTTCTCGTGCGATTTTGTCATACCGGTAGTATAGGAAAAAGACATCGTTCCGTCTGCATCACTGTATGAAGTGTTAAAATCCTGCAATTTGTAATAATCATACCTTTCCAGGGTGTAAATGGGGGTCTCTCTTACTTGTCGTTGAAGATTGTTGGCAAATACACGGTCATTGATAGAAATACAAGGGAGGTAAGCAACTGTGGCTAACTTCATTTGCGTTTTCTCTACAGGTTTTGAAAGACCATTAAGTCTGGGTTTCTCCAATCGTATATTCTTGTTTTGGGAGGGCATCTTTACTTTTATTGCATAGGCTACTTCTGAGCTGTTAAGAGTTCCATAAGAACCGTGGCCACAGAAAGAACCGGAGGTGATGAAAGATTCCTTATTGTCCTGAGAATTGCGAGGGGGATTGATTTGCCAAAGAGAAACATCACGGTCTCCTCCAGATCCTCCGTCATTCCATATAAATTTTCCAACTGAGGCATAAGTTGTTAGATCGTTTCTCACGCACACAACTTCATTCAAGGCTGGCTTCCCGTGGGATCGCATAGTTACAGTTCCCAGTGCTCGGTAGCCGGGAGGAGGAATGGGTTGCCAAAAAGAACCGTCCATATCTCCTCCCGTTCCACCATCATTGTAAATAAATTTATAATCTGTAGGGAAAGCCAGAGCAGTAGGATCAATAGCTCTTACTGCAAGCATGACGGTTTGTGGAGCTCCATATCCCGATTTTGCATAGTGGCCAAGTGCTGAAAAGCCAGGAGGCAAAGTGGCTTTCCAGGTTGATAGATCTCTGTCTGCTCCTGTGCCGTGATCTGCATAGACATTGGTAAAGTTGGTTACAAACATCAATTCTAATGCATCGGTTTTGATGGTTCTTTGTTGAGCAAAAAAAGCATTGGGCATCCAGGTAAAGGCTATGGATAGGACCCATATAAGTGAATTATTAAATAATTTCATGATTAAGGAAAATTTGTGAGTGATTCAGAAGAAATGACTATCAGGAGGCTTAATACAGTTTGAGGCCGTAGCAAATGGGAGCACTCCGAGGTTTTGAATAATTGGCATGAGCAAAGAAGGTGTTGGGTACAATCATTTCTGAATTCATCCCCACTTTAATTTGCCAGAGAGACACATCCATATCCCCGCCTGAGCCTCTATCGTGCCAAATCAGGTCGCCGATTTCTGCTGGTGCTACCAGATCGTTTCTTACGCAGACAACCTCAGACAAAGAAGGTTTTGAATAAGAATTCATTACCACCATTCCGAGTGCTACGTAACCCGCGGGTGGAATGGGTTCCCAAAAAGAAGCATCTTGATCACCACCAGTGCCACTATCTATATAAATTCTTCTATAATCAATGGGATGACGCAAGGCATCGGGGTCTATCGGTTTTACCAGAACCATCTCTGATGTGGGTTTTGAGTAGCCTTGTTTAGCCATATGACCGAGGGAATAAAAACCGGGATTTGTGATGGGCCGCCAGGTAGATAGATCCATATCTGCACCCGTACCATGGTCTGCGTAAATGGGAGAATAGCTATTGGAGAATATGATTTCTAATGCGTTGTTCTTAAATGTATTTTGGGCATTCGATACATGTGGAAGGCAAAAAAGAAAAAGTAAAATTGCCGGGAGTAATTGCTTGATTGAGATGTAC includes:
- a CDS encoding tetratricopeptide repeat protein, with the translated sequence MHHKILLLIGLSIFGFIDPSFSQEIKIPEDYQNFLDAHDQKSFDLFFRIDTWTFWDKKKLGEKSLEFTNKGWIKSGDVPIAINADEQILYYPAKFLQDHHIYLVDSDLEPMFYAMGTCQFELFEKTTSFIKGIENEGYKKQDLALIANCPGSMFAYAFALNTSEYDDNFSEERNTQARLMFEKLALEGHPEAANEMGDYHYFQAEVDTEKLIYWREKAIELGSEEDAYELADFIIDEAPDQIEKAISALKSLFNSKRYRERAQLKLARLYMRGSGGKKDYAKGLELSQKLAEEGNHNAMADLAFYQYRGMGMEKDVKKALDLLRKAEALSIKKTGRGNWEDFIKDLEQELGETN
- a CDS encoding DUF2059 domain-containing protein: MKNTMILWGKWALSLTFIFSVYSPLSAQELKAEVSLNLADFNTDSAQEKFQILSENLNVIQKQIERLYTNVEFDANPDGKKPISMEALTEIMQKTGQKFLAQNPNFIKNPIKHFIENYTLAELRELSQFYQSELGQKLLISETYLFNELMDARRELEEVKASIYEGEKGGKKKKKKRK
- a CDS encoding Vps62-related protein yields the protein MYISIKQLLPAILLFLFCLPHVSNAQNTFKNNALEIIFSNSYSPIYADHGTGADMDLSTWRPITNPGFYSLGHMAKQGYSKPTSEMVLVKPIDPDALRHPIDYRRIYIDSGTGGDQDASFWEPIPPAGYVALGMVVMNSYSKPSLSEVVCVRNDLVAPAEIGDLIWHDRGSGGDMDVSLWQIKVGMNSEMIVPNTFFAHANYSKPRSAPICYGLKLY
- a CDS encoding nuclear transport factor 2 family protein → MKEEILAKEEELRQAMLESDISHLETLIHDKLIFHIPGGMIVSKKMDLENYRRRKMRVNKLKFLTQKVEVYGDAAVVSVEVEMKGNFDAHDFEGRFRFLRVWKQEEGNWKVVAGASSPLSS
- a CDS encoding class I SAM-dependent methyltransferase → MLKPDKNKIAVEAFDNAAEGYAAKFMDQSLYQDSFDIFCEALPFPSSRILDIACGPGNISKYLLSKLPGLQLMGIDLAPRMIELAKAHNPNAEFLVWDSRKIKELNRKFEAIMCGFCLPYLSKEEALDMLSQSADILTENGVLYLSTMEGSYEDSGWEGPSSGEGPKIYMHYHESAYLLPALEKLGFEIRFHHRQDFDKYEHKKFTDLILIAKKL
- a CDS encoding Vps62-related protein, which codes for MKLFNNSLIWVLSIAFTWMPNAFFAQQRTIKTDALELMFVTNFTNVYADHGTGADRDLSTWKATLPPGFSALGHYAKSGYGAPQTVMLAVRAIDPTALAFPTDYKFIYNDGGTGGDMDGSFWQPIPPPGYRALGTVTMRSHGKPALNEVVCVRNDLTTYASVGKFIWNDGGSGGDRDVSLWQINPPRNSQDNKESFITSGSFCGHGSYGTLNSSEVAYAIKVKMPSQNKNIRLEKPRLNGLSKPVEKTQMKLATVAYLPCISINDRVFANNLQRQVRETPIYTLERYDYYKLQDFNTSYSDADGTMSFSYTTGMTKSHEKSISETFETSATVETGFYGVNVSVTVGYALDQTNTYSTEDMTERTLSKEFTVPGNGAGALYTLSHIYKLKRGSGEVIDTWEMSTKFAHFTDFVPQTKKESNTPSQTATNTNQQGSTNPSGNKMSVSQSQLSGTYRVEPYQNGWHQGRFDGGNLTWTNEAGATWGLEKQAIRVSDREIVYQTDRRNPYYDTGHRTFTFKLSNGQVEGFYFGNGYYARKSEQNSTNTQSLASNLAGSTWQYYYQGNYFNIRFGTNGNIELLEQWNSVKWKEINANQVELFVPGHAQKMLLSFDAERSYFETIDWDGSQTAGYRR